From the genome of Tripterygium wilfordii isolate XIE 37 chromosome 6, ASM1340144v1, whole genome shotgun sequence:
GAACGGAGAAGGCTATGAAGAAGAGTTTTAAAGAGCTTGATAAGATTCTTGATGGATGGTTAGAGGAGCATAGGAAGAAGAAGGGAAACCAGGATTTCATGGATGTTCTCATATCAATTCTTGATGATGCATCTGATCTTCCCAGCTATGATGCTGATACCATCATCAAGGCTACGTGTGTGGTATTGCTCACATTCaatcctctctttttctttttcttttttcagtgaCTGGCTATAGAACATGCCAAATAAGTCAAGATCTTGCTGTCTTGGTCGTCGGTAGTGGTTGTTACGTGCGGTATGgttgtgatttttttgtttttgccctTTTTGTGCAGGCAATAATGCTAGGAGCAACAGATACGACAACAGTGACATTGACTTGGGCTTTGTCTTTACTAATAAACCACCCACACGTCTTAGAAAAAGCCCAACAAGAATTGGACAACATAGTTGGTAGAGAAAGGCCAGTGGAAGACTCAGACGTGAAGGATTTGGTTTACCTCCAAGCTATTACTAAAGAAGTAATGCGATTATACCCCGCAGCTCCTCTCTCTGTCCCCCATGAGTCATCTGAAGATTGCACTCTGAGTGGTTACCATATCCCGGCCGGAACGCGACTGCTGGTCAATCTTTCGAAGCTTCTTCGAGACCCGGATGAATGGTCGGAGCCTAACGAGTTTCGGCCGGAGAGATTTCTGACTACACAGAAGGATTTTGATGTCAGGGGTGCTAGTTTTGAGTACATTCCATTTGGGACTGGGAGGAGAGTTTGCCCGGGAATTTCTTTTGCTCTTCAAGTTATGCATCTTACACTTGCGAAATTGTTACATGGGTTTGAAATTTCAAGCCCAACTGGTGGCCCAGTTGACATGGTTGAAGGAGTGGGCTTGACTAACCTAAAAGCCCACCCACTTGAAGTCCATTTTAGTCCACGCCACCCAGCCCACTTGTATGATTAAGTGAGTATGcctatgtttgtttttttttgttctgttgaAGATGCTTGTGTGAAGTGTATTCCAAGTTCCAACTTACTGTGCTTGATCTTTCTTGCACCTCTTTGAATTCCTGTACGTACGTTCAAGATTAAAAATTTCACGTGGATTTGACAATAATGCAACCGAGTTCTCACCAAACAAAGACCTTATGACTCAAGTATCATAATGACGGTGacggcccaaaaaaataaagccGTGCGGGCCATCCAACTTGTTTATAAGCAATACCTccatatttttttcaatgtgaaGCTTCTTGCGTGGGTTCCAACGTAGATCAAGTGCCCTACGTTGGGTTAAAATATTCAACCCTCTATAGGGATGGAAAACATTAATTTAATGTTTGCATCACATTGTCGCTCTCTTGATGTGGTTTCTCGTGTTGGATTACAATAAATTAAACAAGATGGAGTAATAGACTAGTGCATTTATAGTATTATTCTCAATGAAAATCAAAGTCAATATCTTTCAAATCTATACGATTTGGCTTGCTAAATATTTAATTGGGTTCAAGCAGTACGAAAATACCAGTTCCTGCGATTGATTGTTTTGCACTatctaaagaaaaaataaaaaggaaggaaggaaatCTTCGACATAAAGGTCATCAAAGAGAGCTAgcttatctttattttcttgatttagGAAATATCATTGGACGATCTAATTTCTTTGTTAAGGACTTTTGAGGGCTAAACATATCTGCTCTGGATGTGTTTATATAAGGACACTATCGTCTCCAAACTTTAATTTTACCGTGTAATAATCATGATTGTAAACAACACTCATGCACAAAAATTTTGTAGCAGAGATTAAAGCTACACCATAATTTTTCAACTTCATCACTGGACTGCAACTTTACCTgtcacaataattttttttaccctGCTAAGCATACACCACAATTTTTTTCCAATACAAATTTGATGAACTTTATCAGAAATTTCAGCTcactcaaataaataaatacggTCCATTTTGGATCTATGAGTTCACTGTGAATACATCAAACTCGTACAACTTTGTTTATCTGAACTGTCTCATTCAATGGTACTTGAGCAATAGGGGTCAGTAGGTCTGTCACCAAATGACCCGCGGGCCAAAGCTCGGCCCAAACCGACGTTCGGCCCGGAAAACTAATTTTAAACTTTTAAGGCCTCGACATCGGAAAGGCATGTAATGATTAGCCTGGCCCAAGGCACAACAGAATCGAAAAAATCTTGATAGTTCAAGAACATTGATAATATTTTAGCTATAAACAATGTTTTTAATATGGCCCCACCCCCATGACATTTACAAAACGACAAAGACAACTCTTCTTTGCATATACCActcacagaaaaaaaaaaaaaaaacaaactattATCTACTTCTTTATATGCTTGTTTTATATTAAAAACATAATTTATAAAGTAAATTGCACCTACTTTATAAGCAATAGAAACCATGGaatctcttctcctcctccaggTACCCACACCTGTCATAGCAGCAACCACCGTTGCCATCGCAGTATTCATCTACTACTTATGTTCAGTATCAAGGAAAGAAGCCAAGAATCTACCACCGGAAGCCGCCGGTGCAAGGCCTTTCATGGGCCACCTCCATATCTTGAGACGCTCAAGACCAACCCACCTAACTCTCGCAGATCTGGCGGACAAGACCGGCCCAATTTTTACCATCAGGTTAGGTGTCCATCGGGTCTTAGTCGTCAGCGACTGGAAGATCGCGAAAGAGTGTTTCACCACAAATGATATGGCCTTCGCCAACCGTCCAAAAGCTCTGGCACCGGAAATCCTGGGTTACAACTACGCTATGTTTGGGTTCAGCCCATACGGCCCATACTGGCGCCAAGTCCGCAAGATCGTCACCCTCGAACTCCTCTCCAATCGCCGGGTGGAACTACTGAAACAAGTGCGAGAATCCGAAGTGAAGGCTTCGATTAAAGAGATTTACGAGCTGTGGAGCAAAAGCGGATCCGGCAAGGCTTCGGTGGAGATGAAGAAATGGTTCGGAGACATAATTTTGAACGTGGTTTTCCGCATGGTGGTAGGGAAGCGATACGTGGGTCCGACCATAGAGGAAGAGAGCGAAGAAAACGAGCGTTGTCGTAAGGTGCTGCGAGATTTTTTCACGCTGACTGGATCGTTCTCGGCTTCAGATGCGCTGCCGTATTTGAGAAGGTTTGATTTGGGAGGAATGGAGAAGGCTATGAAGAAGACTTTTAAAGAGCTTGATAAGATTCTTGATGGATGGTTAGAGGAGCATAGGAAGAAGAAGGGAAACCAGGATTTCATGGATGTTCTCATATCAATTCTTGATGATGCATCTGATCTTCCCAGCTATGATGCTGATACCATCATCAAGGCTACGTGTGTGGTATTGCTCACATTccatcctctcttttttttcttttttttcagtgACTGGCTATAGAACATGCCAAATAAGTCAAGATCTTGCTATCTTGGTCGTCGGTAGTGGTTGTAACgtaattgtgattttttttttgtctttttgtgcaGGCAATAATGCTAGGAGCAATGGATACGACAACAGTGACATTGACTTGGGCTTTGTCTTTAATAATCAACCACCCACAGGTTTTAGAAAAAGGCCAACAAGAATTGGACACTATAGTTGGTAGAGAAAGGCCAGTGGAAGAATCAGACGTGAAGGATTTGGTTTACCTCCAAGCTATTACTAAGGAAGTAATGCGATTATACCCCGCAGGCCCTCTCTCTGTACCCCATGAGTCATCTGAAGATTGCACTCTGAGTGGTTACCATATCCCGGCCGGAACGCGACTGCTGGTCAATCTTTCGAAGCTTCTTCGAGACCCGGATGAATGGTTGGAGCCTAACGAGTTTCGGCCGGAGAGATTTCTGACCACACACAAGGATTTTGATGTCAGGGGTGCTAGTTTTGAGTACACTCCATTTGGGACTGGGAGGAGAGTTTGCCCGGGAATTTCTTTTGCACTTCAAGTTATGCATCTTACACTTGCGAAATTGTTACATGGGTTTGAAATTTCAAGCCCAACTGGTGGCCCAGTTGACATGGTTGAAGGAGTGGGCTTGACTAGCCTAAAAGCCCACCCACTTGAAGTCCATTTTAGTCCACGCCACCCAGCCCACCTGTATGATTAAGTGTGAATATGCCTACgttagggatttttttttgtttgttgttctGTCGAAGATGCTTGTGTGAAGTGTATTCCAAGTTCCAACTTATTGTGCTTGATCTTTCTTCCACCTCTTTGAATTCCTGTACGTAGGTGGAATTCCTGTACGTACGTTCAAGATTAAAATTTCACATGGATTTGACAATAATCCAACCGACTTCTCACCCAACCAAGACCTTATGACTCAAGTATCATAGTGACGgctcaaaaaaataaagccATGTAGGCAATCCAACTTGTTTATAAGCAACACcttcatatatttttcaatGTGGAGCTTCTTGTGTGAGTTCCAACGTAGATCAAGTGCCCTACGTTGGGTTAAAATATTCAACCCTTTATACGGATCGAAAACATTAATTCAATGTTTGCATCACATTGTCGCTGTCTTGATGTGGTTTCTCGTGTTGGATTACAATAAATTAAACAACATGGAGTAGTATACCAGTGCATTTATATTAGTCCACTCCCATGGGACATTATTATTATATGCATAATTCCACATTGAAATATACAAATGAAAATAAAGAAGACatgttttttctctcttaaaTTTCACTTTTCTCAGTAGCTAATCACCCCTCCTTGCCCAAACCAGCCACACAGATCAACCATGCAAATTCCTTTTATCCCCTTGCTGGTAGGGCAAATCCCAACTACCTCTATCCCCCAAAATCTTAATGCATTATACCCATTGCAGATAAGACACGTGTCCTCAGCAAGCAAGCCGTTTTGGTCAGAGCCTTCTGTTCCGGGCTGCAGAGGAAACGCTTCCATCGGACGGCACCGAGTCCAAATCCGACCCCATCTGTTGTTGCATCATAGCCATCTGATTAGAATCAGGTGCTAGCTCCGACACGCTCCAAACCTTCACAGACTTATCGAGGCTACCACTGTACACAACCCACCGTTGATCACCTTTGCAGGACGCCTCACGATCCTCCTCCACAGCCAGGCACTTGACTGGGCCCGTGTGCCCCGTCAGCACAGAGAGACACGTGTGGATGGTCCCATCCCTCCTCCACACGCATATCGTCTTATCCGCTGATCCGCTGAACACCATACTCCCTGCAGCCTCAAGACAAAGCACTGCCAGCTTGTGCCCCTTGAGGACCCCACCGTGTGATAACTGCTTCTCACGTTCCCAAAAGTTGACCAGACCATCGGACGATCCACAGTACACGATCGAACCGGAGGTGTTGACTGCCAAAGCTGTGACCGCACATTCTTGTTTCAGCAGCGTCTGCATCGGTGGGTGCTTCGTGACTTTCCCGTGCTGTTCTTTTCTCCACACTTTGACAGTCCCGTCGGCGGAGCCGGTGAATACCATTCCTTCAAAGCTCGCGACGACCGAGTTAACGGCGTCGTCATGGGCGTTAATTGATTCAAGGCACTTCGAATCTGAGATTCTCCACACTTTAACGGTTCTGTCCCAGGAAGCAGAGTACAGAAGCGTTTTGTCCTCACTCAAACTTAAGCATGAAATGGCGTCGGAGTGCCTGATCCATAGAGCAGTACGGTGTCGTCTAACCTCAACATAATTGCTGGGCTTGATTGAGCTTTTGAATATGTCCTTCAAAGTGGGTAATGTCCCGGCCCGTTTGTGGACGGCTTGGTTCTTGGGCGATATCTTCCATACTCTGATCTTTCCGTCTTGGTGCCCGGTGAATATCTTATCGCCGGAGATTACAATAGCTTTGACCAAACCACTATTTGATTTGAAGCCAGAGAATTCTTTCAAATTTTTCCAGACCCGGATGTTCTTGCTATCGGATCCGGTGTAAAGAAGGTCCTTAGTTGCGGCCAAGGAGTAAATGTGACCTTCTTCGCGAACAAGCGACCCGATGAGTGCGTTTTGTGGGATATTTTCGGGTAATTCAGACCATTGTGATTTGAATGGGGAGGAGGAGGTTTGGTTCCAAGGGGACATCATCATGGGTGACCCTTCACAGCTCATGCGGCTCGGGTCATAGAACCCAGACCCAACAGCAGAAGCACTGCTATTACGGGTCGAAAGCTGATCGTCATCGGTGGCGTTCATTGTAAGATTAGGATC
Proteins encoded in this window:
- the LOC120000545 gene encoding cytochrome P450 CYP82D47-like, which translates into the protein MESLLLLQVPTPVIAATTVAIAVFIYYLCSVSRKETKNLPPEAAGARPFMGHLHLLGGSRPTHLTLADLADKTGPIFTIRLGVHRALVVSDWKIAKECFTTNDMAFANRPKALAPEILGYNYAMFGFSPYGPYWRQVRKIATLELLSNRRLELLKQVRESEVKASIKEIYELWSKSETGKALVEMKRWFGDINLNVVFRMVVGKRYVGATTEEESEENERCRKALRDFFTLTGSFPASDALPYLRRFDLGGTEKAMKKSFKELDKILDGWLEEHRKKKGNQDFMDVLISILDDASDLPSYDADTIIKATCVAIMLGATDTTTVTLTWALSLLINHPHVLEKAQQELDNIVGRERPVEDSDVKDLVYLQAITKEVMRLYPAAPLSVPHESSEDCTLSGYHIPAGTRLLVNLSKLLRDPDEWSEPNEFRPERFLTTQKDFDVRGASFEYIPFGTGRRVCPGISFALQVMHLTLAKLLHGFEISSPTGGPVDMVEGVGLTNLKAHPLEVHFSPRHPAHLYD
- the LOC120000915 gene encoding cytochrome P450 CYP82D47-like, whose protein sequence is MESLLLLQVPTPVIAATTVAIAVFIYYLCSVSRKEAKNLPPEAAGARPFMGHLHILRRSRPTHLTLADLADKTGPIFTIRLGVHRVLVVSDWKIAKECFTTNDMAFANRPKALAPEILGYNYAMFGFSPYGPYWRQVRKIVTLELLSNRRVELLKQVRESEVKASIKEIYELWSKSGSGKASVEMKKWFGDIILNVVFRMVVGKRYVGPTIEEESEENERCRKVLRDFFTLTGSFSASDALPYLRRFDLGGMEKAMKKTFKELDKILDGWLEEHRKKKGNQDFMDVLISILDDASDLPSYDADTIIKATCVAIMLGAMDTTTVTLTWALSLIINHPQVLEKGQQELDTIVGRERPVEESDVKDLVYLQAITKEVMRLYPAGPLSVPHESSEDCTLSGYHIPAGTRLLVNLSKLLRDPDEWLEPNEFRPERFLTTHKDFDVRGASFEYTPFGTGRRVCPGISFALQVMHLTLAKLLHGFEISSPTGGPVDMVEGVGLTSLKAHPLEVHFSPRHPAHLYD
- the LOC119999276 gene encoding protein JINGUBANG-like, which produces MFVDSNSQSRSKFGKNTVHSDPNLTMNATDDDQLSTRNSSASAVGSGFYDPSRMSCEGSPMMMSPWNQTSSSPFKSQWSELPENIPQNALIGSLVREEGHIYSLAATKDLLYTGSDSKNIRVWKNLKEFSGFKSNSGLVKAIVISGDKIFTGHQDGKIRVWKISPKNQAVHKRAGTLPTLKDIFKSSIKPSNYVEVRRHRTALWIRHSDAISCLSLSEDKTLLYSASWDRTVKVWRISDSKCLESINAHDDAVNSVVASFEGMVFTGSADGTVKVWRKEQHGKVTKHPPMQTLLKQECAVTALAVNTSGSIVYCGSSDGLVNFWEREKQLSHGGVLKGHKLAVLCLEAAGSMVFSGSADKTICVWRRDGTIHTCLSVLTGHTGPVKCLAVEEDREASCKGDQRWVVYSGSLDKSVKVWSVSELAPDSNQMAMMQQQMGSDLDSVPSDGSVSSAARNRRL